The following are encoded together in the Zingiber officinale cultivar Zhangliang chromosome 8A, Zo_v1.1, whole genome shotgun sequence genome:
- the LOC122012564 gene encoding probable methyltransferase At1g27930, producing the protein MGKRSGGEPMRSVLSEKALFAAAAGAAAIAGVLLLSSFFSDGGLRCTFLPTISRTSDPTSELAEALLYYATTPVVPQQSRAEIRLAFDVLRRRSPCNFLVFGLGRDSQLWSALNPGGTTLFLEEDPQWYSTVLKSTPWLKAHHVKYRTQLSEAEELMRSYRAGEGECRPSTGAKGLQRNDRCKLALVGLPVEVYDREWDVVMIDAPKGYYPKAPGRMGAIYTVAVMARGRRGAGDTDVFLHDVDRPVEKKFAMEFLCDKYREGGAGRLWHFRIPPVNVTSVDFC; encoded by the coding sequence ATGGGCAAAAGATCGGGCGGTGAGCCAATGAGATCGGTGCTGTCGGAGAAGGCCCTGTTCGCGGCGGCCGCCGGTGCGGCAGCCATTGCCGGCGTGCTCCTCCTCTCCAGCTTCTTCTCCGACGGTGGCCTCCGCTGCACGTTCCTCCCTACCATCTCCCGCACCTCCGACCCCACTTCGGAGCTGGCCGAAGCGCTGCTCTACTATGCGACGACGCCGGTGGTGCCGCAGCAGTCGCGCGCAGAGATCCGCCTCGCTTTCGACGTGCTCCGCCGCCGCTCCCCCTGCAACTTCCTGGTCTTCGGCCTCGGCCGGGACTCCCAGCTGTGGTCGGCCCTCAACCCCGGGGGCACCACTCTGTTCCTGGAGGAGGACCCGCAGTGGTACTCCACGGTGTTGAAGTCGACGCCGTGGCTGAAGGCGCACCACGTGAAGTATCGGACGCAGCTTTCGGAGGCGGAGGAGTTGATGAGGAGCTACAGAGCCGGCGAAGGCGAGTGCCGGCCATCGACTGGAGCGAAGGGGTTGCAGCGTAATGACCGGTGCAAGTTGGCGTTGGTGGGGCTGCCTGTCGAGGTATACGATCGGGAATGGGACGTGGTGATGATCGACGCGCCGAAAGGGTACTACCCGAAGGCGCCGGGGAGGATGGGCGCGATCTACACGGTGGCGGTGATGGCAAGAGGGCGTCGGGGAGCGGGGGACACCGACGTGTTCCTCCACGACGTCGACCGGCCGGTGGAGAAGAAGTTCGCAATGGAGTTTTTATGCGACAAGTATCGGGAGGGCGGCGCCGGCAGGCTGTGGCACTTCCGGATCCCGCCGGTCAACGTCACCTCCGTTGACTTTTGTTGA